TGTAGGTTCCAGCAGAACCAGTTGCAAATAATTTACTTAACCGCGTATCACCATGATCCTTTAAATAAAATAAAAGTGTTGTACTAGCTCTAAGGTTAGTAGCCACATTCAACTGACGCACATTGTCTTCATAAGTAGGATTACTTTTACTATCCTCATCGACAAACTGTGTCATTGCAGCATCAGAATCTAAAAATCCATTAGGATCATTAAAAACATCTTCAATTCCTTTTTTAACTATTGACTCTCTACCAGCAGCATACATCTGACGTAAGTAAATCTTAAGCTTTAATGTATTTGCGAATTGAGCCCATTTAGTTAAATCCCCACCAAAAACAAAATCTTGGGCAGCTTGCGCAGTACTTAATTCATTCAAAGGTTTTGCCAATGCTTTGTTAATCTTAACAATCAAAGAATCATAAACTACCTGACCTTTATCATAATGAGGATGAATAACTCCTTTATCACCTAAACAAGCTTCAGTGTAAGGAATTTGATCATACAAATCAGCCATCATTTGATAAGAATATGCTTCCATTACAGTTGCCATCAAATAAAATGACCAATTTGAAGAAGCTGCAGCTTTCTCTTCGACATACTTATAATCCTCAAAAGCACCGGAATAAATTCTAGAAAATTGATTATTGAAATCAGCAGTAGTCATATTATACCTGTCAATATCTTTATACTGATTGGCACCATTGCTCTGTGTCCAATATTGACTCCAAATAGAACCCATGATATTATATTGTCCTCCTATCACACTGGCTGTAGAAGCTACAGCTGAAGGGAAAACCAATTCAGGTGTGGCATTTGAAGCATAATTCGGGTCTGTATTCACATCCAACCAATCCTTACTGCAAGAAGCAGACAGGACAGTTAGCAGTAATAAACTGATTTTAAATATATTTTTCATATTTAGCAAATTTTAATGTTAAAAAGTAACCCTCAAATTGGCACCATAACTTCTTACACTTGGAAGACCTCTGAATTCGCCAAAATCACCGGCTAAATCATTACCATAAGTAGTGGTTTCAGGATCTATGAAATTATTGGATTTGGGAGTCCACAATAAAAGATTTTTACCAACAATACCCAGGGTTAAACCTTTAATTACAGGTAATTTCTTAATTAACGATTGAGGCAGATCATAAGTAAATACAACTTCACGTAATTTCACATAAGAACGGTCTAAAACTAAATTCCTTTCAATTGTCAAATTAGATGTATGATAATAATAATCTGTCGTCTTAGACATATCAATAGGAGTTGTATTTGCAATATAATGACCTGTACCATCATCAACCACTGAATTAGGAACAATAAATGGCTGACGATCATTGTAAGTGGATTGAGTAGTGTTCCCAACAAAATAGCTTAATTCTGCAGTACCGGAATATATTAAACCACCTTGGCGAATATCAAAAGTACATGAAAGTCCAAAATTCTTATATTTCAACTGGTTGGTAATACCCATCAGGTATTTAGCCTGTGCATTACCATAAATTCCTTTATCAGCAGCTGATTTAGGAAATCCTTTTGAATCAACAACCACATGGCCTTGATCATCTGTCATAGGAACAGGTCCCTGGAAAACGCCCATAGGCTGTCCTTTAACTGCAACGAAATCAACATCATAAGCATTAGCAAGAACGATCTTATCAAGTCCACTGGTCAATGATAAAACTTTATTCCTGTTATTCGAGAAATTCAAACTTAAATCCCATCCGAAATCAGAAGTTTTCACTGGAGTTACAGTAACCAACAATTCAATACCTTTATTCTGAATCTTACCAAAGTTCATTACCTGACTGGTATAACCTGATGAAGGAGGTATTGGAACGGCATATATCTGATTATTAGTTGTCTTATCATAATAAGTAAAATCTATTCCTAAACGGTTGTTAAAGAATTTCATTTCTGCACCGGCTTCCCATTCAGAAGATATTTCAGGTTTTAAACCAGAATTACCCATTTGATTGCCAATGGAAAAAGCATTCACCCCAGAGAGAGGAAAATTCAAATAACCATAATCTAACCTTAAGCTTGTTTGAGGAAATACAGAATAAACAGAATAAGGAGGAGCATCATTACCAGTTTTACCCCAACTTCCACGCAATTTACCAT
This region of Bacteroidota bacterium genomic DNA includes:
- a CDS encoding SusD/RagB family nutrient-binding outer membrane lipoprotein; translated protein: MKNIFKISLLLLTVLSASCSKDWLDVNTDPNYASNATPELVFPSAVASTASVIGGQYNIMGSIWSQYWTQSNGANQYKDIDRYNMTTADFNNQFSRIYSGAFEDYKYVEEKAAASSNWSFYLMATVMEAYSYQMMADLYDQIPYTEACLGDKGVIHPHYDKGQVVYDSLIVKINKALAKPLNELSTAQAAQDFVFGGDLTKWAQFANTLKLKIYLRQMYAAGRESIVKKGIEDVFNDPNGFLDSDAAMTQFVDEDSKSNPTYEDNVRQLNVATNLRASTTLLFYLKDHGDTRLSKLFATGSAGTYKGLGQGDYAVSTDIIDPPTISVAKMTATDPVYFISTAESYFLQAEAVAYFNSKGWSLNSYTDKDYYDMGVEAAFDKYGIDGSSFVDVGGEYEYPSTGNFEDEQKAIITQKWLSMVGSEGLEMVFEHNRTHYPATSSVYSMNADHVTQNSNYVSGNYVLPAGAVIPSFPQRLLFPQSEEERNPNCPKVSENPITKKVWWNQK